A genomic segment from Malus domestica chromosome 05, GDT2T_hap1 encodes:
- the LOC103427870 gene encoding uncharacterized protein isoform X4, with the protein MSGRGGGGVASNGKGNTGISGIPAGSRKMVQSLKEIVNNCTEQEIYAMLKDCNMDPNEAVNRLLAQDPFHEVKSKREKKKESKEPTDSRSRGASNASSYGARGGDRYSARGGSNHFSSNDSGFSHGKSAYKKENGTHAYPGSASGMAGNHTGRRPTSYSDSVGSENKMPTLSTDDGISSFSQPSSGYQSAWGGVPGQVSMADIVKMGRPQAKATTMPNPHNHSGNHHDGVPPAASLHHNLHSPQDHVPKLSATHDEWPLIDPPSVSMSSVLGAPANSELYADSSNVPVDRANQHIRSQIDEVEVEEDDSVEALPSQNEPTSVSGRHLQEDNSGGASNFDNSLYEDINSYQPQRHAFEENEAEEDVSSVAANLQQLNLQNDDRGAAPEEEKPPVVIPNHLQLHTPDVLNLSFGSFRSGPDPALPSSDSFASEPQKRNFEETSGAVDVSAIAHSDARNPEYYGDEHLMNASDESLVHRTVASAGDYESPSVSQAEILKQETHEPDQGNQYVFSSAPGFAYENSQQLDAAFSHQHTSSQMQNMAPFSNVMQAYTNSLPSTLLASSAQAAREDFPYSPFPMTQSMPTKYGNAASSISGPTISMAEALRAGGISAPQPTPQGLPGANVATGPALPQHLAVHPYSQPTLPLGHFSNMIGYPFLPQSYTYMPSAFQQQFAGNSTYHQSLAAVLPQYKNSVSVSSLPQSANIPPGYGFSSSTSIPGGNFPLNPPSAPTGTTMGYDDVVNSQYKDNSHLISLQQQNDNSGMWVHGPGSRAMSAVPASNYYSFQGQNQQHAGFRQAQQPPPSQQYAGTLGYPNFYHSQTGMSLEHQQQQSSRDASLGSSQGGQPSKQSQQQLWQNSY; encoded by the exons atgagcgGGAGAGGCGGCGGAGGCGTGGCCAGCAATGGTAAGGGCAATACTGGGATTTCCGGCATACCTGCGGGGTCTCGGAAGATGGTGCAGAGCTTGAAGGAGATTGTGAATAACTGCACTGAGCAGGAGATCTACGCTATGCTTAAAGACTGTAACATGGACCCTAACGAAGCCGTCAATCGCCTCCTCGCCCAAG ATCCTTTTCATGAAGTGAAGAGCAaacgagaaaagaaaaaagag AGTAAGGAGCCGACAGATTCCAGGTCTCGTGGGGCGAGTAACGCTTCAAGTTATGGTGCTAGAGGTGGTGACCGTTATTCTGCACGTGGCGGATCAAACCACTTTAGCTCTAATG ATTCTGGTTTTTCGCATGGTAAGTCTGCATACAAGAAGGAAAATGGGACACATGCTTATCCAGGTTCTGCGTCTGGCATGGCAGGAAATCACACAGGTCGACGACCCACATCCTACAG CGATTCTGTGGGGAGTGAAAATAAAATGCCAACATTGAGCACAGATGATGGAATATCGTCATTCTCACAGCCTTCTTCAGGATATCAGTCTGCATGGGGAGGGGTTCCAGGTCAAGTATCCATGGCCGACATTGTTAAAATGGGCAGGCCGCAAGCCAAGGCTACCACCATGCCAAACCCCCATAATCATAGTGGTAATCATCATGATGGGGTGCCTCCTGCAGCATCATTGCATCACAATTTGCATTCACCGCAAGATCATGTTCCAAAGTTGTCAGCGACCCATGATGAGTGGCCCTTGATTGATCCACCATCTGTTAGCATGTCCTCTGTTCTTGGGGCACCCGCAAACTCTGAGCTGTATGCTGATTCATCTAACGTGCCCGTCGATAGAGCTAATCAACATATAAGATCCCAGATAGATGAGGTTGAGGTGGAAGAAGATGATTCTGTTGAGGCACTTCCAAGCCAGAATGAGCCTACTTCTGTATCTGGTAGACATTTACAAGAAGATAATTCCGGAGGTGCATCTAATTTTGATAATAGCTTGTATGAAGACATAAATTCCTACCAACCACAGCGGCATGCTTTCGAGGAGAATGAAG CTGAAGAAGATGTGTCATCAGTGGCTGCAAACTTGCAGCAACTTAATTTACAAAACGATGATAGGGGAGCAGCTCCTGAAGAAGAAAAACCTCCTGTGGTCATTCCTAATCACCTTCAGCTTCATACTCCAGATGTCTTGAACTTGAGCTTTGGAAGTTTCCGATCTGGCCCAGATCCTGCTCTTCCTAGCTCCGATTCATTTGCATCGGAGCCACAAAAAAGAAACTTTGAAGAGACATCTGGGGCCGTAGATGTTTCTGCAATTGCACACTCAGATGCAAG AAATCCCGAGTATTATGGAGATGAGCATCTCATGAATGCCTCGGACGAAAGTCTAGTTCATAGAACTGTAGCCAGTGCGGGAGATTATGAATCTCCTTCAGTTTCACAAGCAGAGATCTTGAAACAAGAAACCCATGAACCTGATCAGGGGAATCAATATGTGTTCTCTTCTGCACCTGGATTTGCATATGAGAATTCCCAACAATTGGATGCGGCATTTTCTCACCAACATACAAGCTCGCAGATGCAGAATATGGCTCCTTTTTCGAATGTGATG CAGGCATATACAAATTCATTGCCCAGCACTCTGTTAGCTTCGAGTGCTCAAGCTGCAAGGGAGGATTTTCCATACTCACCGTTCCCCATGACCCAATCTATGCCCACAAAGTATGGCAATGCGGCTTCTTCTATCAGCGGTCCCACCATCTCCATGGCAGAG GCATTGAGAGCAGGTGGTATTTCTGCACCTCAGCCTACTCCACAGGGCCTGCCTGGTGCTAATGTTGCTACTGGACCAGCTCTTCCACAACACCTTGCAGTGCACCCTTATTCTCAACCTACTCTTCCGCTAGGGCATTTTTCAAACATGATCGGTTATCCTTTCCTGCCTCAGAGCTACACATATATGCCATCAGCTTTCCAGCAACAATTTGCTGGTAACAGCACATATCATCAGTCTCTGGCTGCAGTTCTCCCACAGTATAAAAATAGCGTCTCTGTTAGCAGTTTGCCTCAGTCTGCTAATATTCCGCCTGGCTATGGGTTCAGTAGTTCAACCAGCATTCCTGGTGGAAACTTTCCTTTGAATCCACCTTCGGCACCTACAGGAACAACGATGGGCTATGACGATGTCGTAAACTCTCAGTACAAGGACAATAGCCATTTGATCTCACTTCAGCAG CAAAATGATAACTCGGGCATGTGGGTTCATGGACCTGGTTCCCGAGCAATGTCTGCTGTTCCAGCCAGCAACTATTACAGCTTTCAGGGGCAGAATCAACAGCACGCAGGGTTCCGGCAAGCTCAGCAACCACCGCCTTCACAGCAGTATGCTGGAACTCTCGGTTACCCCAACTTTTATCACTCTCAAACCGGGATGTCCCTAGAACACCAGCAGCAGCAAAGTTCGAGGGACGCGTCCCTGGGCAGCTCACAAGGCGGCCAACCCTCGAAGCAGTCGCAACAGCAGCTATGGCAGAACAGCTACTAA
- the LOC103427870 gene encoding uncharacterized protein isoform X5, translating to MSGRGGGGVASNGKGNTGISGIPAGSRKMVQSLKEIVNNCTEQEIYAMLKDCNMDPNEAVNRLLAQDPFHEVKSKREKKKESKEPTDSRSRGASNASSYGARGGDRYSARGGSNHFSSNDSGFSHGKSAYKKENGTHAYPGSASGMAGNHTGRRPTSYSDSVGSENKMPTLSTDDGISSFSQPSSGYQSAWGGVPGQVSMADIVKMGRPQAKATTMPNPHNHSGNHHDGVPPAASLHHNLHSPQDHVPKLSATHDEWPLIDPPSVSMSSVLGAPANSELYADSSNVPVDRANQHIRSQIDEVEVEEDDSVEALPSQNEPTSVSGRHLQEDNSGGASNFDNSLYEDINSYQPQRHAFEENEAEEDVSSVAANLQQLNLQNDDRGAAPEEEKPPVVIPNHLQLHTPDVLNLSFGSFRSGPDPALPSSDSFASEPQKRNFEETSGAVDVSAIAHSDARNPEYYGDEHLMNASDESLVHRTVASAGDYESPSVSQAEILKQETHEPDQGNQYVFSSAPGFAYENSQQLDAAFSHQHTSSQMQNMAPFSNVMAYTNSLPSTLLASSAQAAREDFPYSPFPMTQSMPTKYGNAASSISGPTISMAEALRAGGISAPQPTPQGLPGANVATGPALPQHLAVHPYSQPTLPLGHFSNMIGYPFLPQSYTYMPSAFQQQFAGNSTYHQSLAAVLPQYKNSVSVSSLPQSANIPPGYGFSSSTSIPGGNFPLNPPSAPTGTTMGYDDVVNSQYKDNSHLISLQQQNDNSGMWVHGPGSRAMSAVPASNYYSFQGQNQQHAGFRQAQQPPPSQQYAGTLGYPNFYHSQTGMSLEHQQQQSSRDASLGSSQGGQPSKQSQQQLWQNSY from the exons atgagcgGGAGAGGCGGCGGAGGCGTGGCCAGCAATGGTAAGGGCAATACTGGGATTTCCGGCATACCTGCGGGGTCTCGGAAGATGGTGCAGAGCTTGAAGGAGATTGTGAATAACTGCACTGAGCAGGAGATCTACGCTATGCTTAAAGACTGTAACATGGACCCTAACGAAGCCGTCAATCGCCTCCTCGCCCAAG ATCCTTTTCATGAAGTGAAGAGCAaacgagaaaagaaaaaagag AGTAAGGAGCCGACAGATTCCAGGTCTCGTGGGGCGAGTAACGCTTCAAGTTATGGTGCTAGAGGTGGTGACCGTTATTCTGCACGTGGCGGATCAAACCACTTTAGCTCTAATG ATTCTGGTTTTTCGCATGGTAAGTCTGCATACAAGAAGGAAAATGGGACACATGCTTATCCAGGTTCTGCGTCTGGCATGGCAGGAAATCACACAGGTCGACGACCCACATCCTACAG CGATTCTGTGGGGAGTGAAAATAAAATGCCAACATTGAGCACAGATGATGGAATATCGTCATTCTCACAGCCTTCTTCAGGATATCAGTCTGCATGGGGAGGGGTTCCAGGTCAAGTATCCATGGCCGACATTGTTAAAATGGGCAGGCCGCAAGCCAAGGCTACCACCATGCCAAACCCCCATAATCATAGTGGTAATCATCATGATGGGGTGCCTCCTGCAGCATCATTGCATCACAATTTGCATTCACCGCAAGATCATGTTCCAAAGTTGTCAGCGACCCATGATGAGTGGCCCTTGATTGATCCACCATCTGTTAGCATGTCCTCTGTTCTTGGGGCACCCGCAAACTCTGAGCTGTATGCTGATTCATCTAACGTGCCCGTCGATAGAGCTAATCAACATATAAGATCCCAGATAGATGAGGTTGAGGTGGAAGAAGATGATTCTGTTGAGGCACTTCCAAGCCAGAATGAGCCTACTTCTGTATCTGGTAGACATTTACAAGAAGATAATTCCGGAGGTGCATCTAATTTTGATAATAGCTTGTATGAAGACATAAATTCCTACCAACCACAGCGGCATGCTTTCGAGGAGAATGAAG CTGAAGAAGATGTGTCATCAGTGGCTGCAAACTTGCAGCAACTTAATTTACAAAACGATGATAGGGGAGCAGCTCCTGAAGAAGAAAAACCTCCTGTGGTCATTCCTAATCACCTTCAGCTTCATACTCCAGATGTCTTGAACTTGAGCTTTGGAAGTTTCCGATCTGGCCCAGATCCTGCTCTTCCTAGCTCCGATTCATTTGCATCGGAGCCACAAAAAAGAAACTTTGAAGAGACATCTGGGGCCGTAGATGTTTCTGCAATTGCACACTCAGATGCAAG AAATCCCGAGTATTATGGAGATGAGCATCTCATGAATGCCTCGGACGAAAGTCTAGTTCATAGAACTGTAGCCAGTGCGGGAGATTATGAATCTCCTTCAGTTTCACAAGCAGAGATCTTGAAACAAGAAACCCATGAACCTGATCAGGGGAATCAATATGTGTTCTCTTCTGCACCTGGATTTGCATATGAGAATTCCCAACAATTGGATGCGGCATTTTCTCACCAACATACAAGCTCGCAGATGCAGAATATGGCTCCTTTTTCGAATGTGATG GCATATACAAATTCATTGCCCAGCACTCTGTTAGCTTCGAGTGCTCAAGCTGCAAGGGAGGATTTTCCATACTCACCGTTCCCCATGACCCAATCTATGCCCACAAAGTATGGCAATGCGGCTTCTTCTATCAGCGGTCCCACCATCTCCATGGCAGAG GCATTGAGAGCAGGTGGTATTTCTGCACCTCAGCCTACTCCACAGGGCCTGCCTGGTGCTAATGTTGCTACTGGACCAGCTCTTCCACAACACCTTGCAGTGCACCCTTATTCTCAACCTACTCTTCCGCTAGGGCATTTTTCAAACATGATCGGTTATCCTTTCCTGCCTCAGAGCTACACATATATGCCATCAGCTTTCCAGCAACAATTTGCTGGTAACAGCACATATCATCAGTCTCTGGCTGCAGTTCTCCCACAGTATAAAAATAGCGTCTCTGTTAGCAGTTTGCCTCAGTCTGCTAATATTCCGCCTGGCTATGGGTTCAGTAGTTCAACCAGCATTCCTGGTGGAAACTTTCCTTTGAATCCACCTTCGGCACCTACAGGAACAACGATGGGCTATGACGATGTCGTAAACTCTCAGTACAAGGACAATAGCCATTTGATCTCACTTCAGCAG CAAAATGATAACTCGGGCATGTGGGTTCATGGACCTGGTTCCCGAGCAATGTCTGCTGTTCCAGCCAGCAACTATTACAGCTTTCAGGGGCAGAATCAACAGCACGCAGGGTTCCGGCAAGCTCAGCAACCACCGCCTTCACAGCAGTATGCTGGAACTCTCGGTTACCCCAACTTTTATCACTCTCAAACCGGGATGTCCCTAGAACACCAGCAGCAGCAAAGTTCGAGGGACGCGTCCCTGGGCAGCTCACAAGGCGGCCAACCCTCGAAGCAGTCGCAACAGCAGCTATGGCAGAACAGCTACTAA
- the LOC103427870 gene encoding uncharacterized protein isoform X3, with protein MSGRGGGGVASNGKGNTGISGIPAGSRKMVQSLKEIVNNCTEQEIYAMLKDCNMDPNEAVNRLLAQDPFHEVKSKREKKKESKEPTDSRSRGASNASSYGARGGDRYSARGGSNHFSSNDSGFSHGKSAYKKENGTHAYPGSASGMAGNHTGRRPTSYSDSVGSENKMPTLSTDDGISSFSQPSSGYQSAWGGVPGQVSMADIVKMGRPQAKATTMPNPHNHSGNHHDGVPPAASLHHNLHSPQDHVPKLSATHDEWPLIDPPSVSMSSVLGAPANSELYADSSNVPVDRANQHIRSQIDEVEVEEDDSVEALPSQNEPTSVSGRHLQEDNSGGASNFDNSLYEDINSYQPQRHAFEENEAEEDVSSVAANLQQLNLQNDDRGAAPEEEKPPVVIPNHLQLHTPDVLNLSFGSFRSGPDPALPSSDSFASEPQKRNFEETSGAVDVSAIAHSDARNPEYYGDEHLMNASDESLVHRTVASAGDYESPSVSQAEILKQETHEPDQGNQYVFSSAPGFAYENSQQLDAAFSHQHTSSQMQNMAPFSNVMAYTNSLPSTLLASSAQAAREDFPYSPFPMTQSMPTKYGNAASSISGPTISMAEALRAGGISAPQPTPQGLPGANVATGPALPQHLAVHPYSQPTLPLGHFSNMIGYPFLPQSYTYMPSAFQQQFAGNSTYHQSLAAVLPQYKNSVSVSSLPQSANIPPGYGFSSSTSIPGGNFPLNPPSAPTGTTMGYDDVVNSQYKDNSHLISLQQQQNDNSGMWVHGPGSRAMSAVPASNYYSFQGQNQQHAGFRQAQQPPPSQQYAGTLGYPNFYHSQTGMSLEHQQQQSSRDASLGSSQGGQPSKQSQQQLWQNSY; from the exons atgagcgGGAGAGGCGGCGGAGGCGTGGCCAGCAATGGTAAGGGCAATACTGGGATTTCCGGCATACCTGCGGGGTCTCGGAAGATGGTGCAGAGCTTGAAGGAGATTGTGAATAACTGCACTGAGCAGGAGATCTACGCTATGCTTAAAGACTGTAACATGGACCCTAACGAAGCCGTCAATCGCCTCCTCGCCCAAG ATCCTTTTCATGAAGTGAAGAGCAaacgagaaaagaaaaaagag AGTAAGGAGCCGACAGATTCCAGGTCTCGTGGGGCGAGTAACGCTTCAAGTTATGGTGCTAGAGGTGGTGACCGTTATTCTGCACGTGGCGGATCAAACCACTTTAGCTCTAATG ATTCTGGTTTTTCGCATGGTAAGTCTGCATACAAGAAGGAAAATGGGACACATGCTTATCCAGGTTCTGCGTCTGGCATGGCAGGAAATCACACAGGTCGACGACCCACATCCTACAG CGATTCTGTGGGGAGTGAAAATAAAATGCCAACATTGAGCACAGATGATGGAATATCGTCATTCTCACAGCCTTCTTCAGGATATCAGTCTGCATGGGGAGGGGTTCCAGGTCAAGTATCCATGGCCGACATTGTTAAAATGGGCAGGCCGCAAGCCAAGGCTACCACCATGCCAAACCCCCATAATCATAGTGGTAATCATCATGATGGGGTGCCTCCTGCAGCATCATTGCATCACAATTTGCATTCACCGCAAGATCATGTTCCAAAGTTGTCAGCGACCCATGATGAGTGGCCCTTGATTGATCCACCATCTGTTAGCATGTCCTCTGTTCTTGGGGCACCCGCAAACTCTGAGCTGTATGCTGATTCATCTAACGTGCCCGTCGATAGAGCTAATCAACATATAAGATCCCAGATAGATGAGGTTGAGGTGGAAGAAGATGATTCTGTTGAGGCACTTCCAAGCCAGAATGAGCCTACTTCTGTATCTGGTAGACATTTACAAGAAGATAATTCCGGAGGTGCATCTAATTTTGATAATAGCTTGTATGAAGACATAAATTCCTACCAACCACAGCGGCATGCTTTCGAGGAGAATGAAG CTGAAGAAGATGTGTCATCAGTGGCTGCAAACTTGCAGCAACTTAATTTACAAAACGATGATAGGGGAGCAGCTCCTGAAGAAGAAAAACCTCCTGTGGTCATTCCTAATCACCTTCAGCTTCATACTCCAGATGTCTTGAACTTGAGCTTTGGAAGTTTCCGATCTGGCCCAGATCCTGCTCTTCCTAGCTCCGATTCATTTGCATCGGAGCCACAAAAAAGAAACTTTGAAGAGACATCTGGGGCCGTAGATGTTTCTGCAATTGCACACTCAGATGCAAG AAATCCCGAGTATTATGGAGATGAGCATCTCATGAATGCCTCGGACGAAAGTCTAGTTCATAGAACTGTAGCCAGTGCGGGAGATTATGAATCTCCTTCAGTTTCACAAGCAGAGATCTTGAAACAAGAAACCCATGAACCTGATCAGGGGAATCAATATGTGTTCTCTTCTGCACCTGGATTTGCATATGAGAATTCCCAACAATTGGATGCGGCATTTTCTCACCAACATACAAGCTCGCAGATGCAGAATATGGCTCCTTTTTCGAATGTGATG GCATATACAAATTCATTGCCCAGCACTCTGTTAGCTTCGAGTGCTCAAGCTGCAAGGGAGGATTTTCCATACTCACCGTTCCCCATGACCCAATCTATGCCCACAAAGTATGGCAATGCGGCTTCTTCTATCAGCGGTCCCACCATCTCCATGGCAGAG GCATTGAGAGCAGGTGGTATTTCTGCACCTCAGCCTACTCCACAGGGCCTGCCTGGTGCTAATGTTGCTACTGGACCAGCTCTTCCACAACACCTTGCAGTGCACCCTTATTCTCAACCTACTCTTCCGCTAGGGCATTTTTCAAACATGATCGGTTATCCTTTCCTGCCTCAGAGCTACACATATATGCCATCAGCTTTCCAGCAACAATTTGCTGGTAACAGCACATATCATCAGTCTCTGGCTGCAGTTCTCCCACAGTATAAAAATAGCGTCTCTGTTAGCAGTTTGCCTCAGTCTGCTAATATTCCGCCTGGCTATGGGTTCAGTAGTTCAACCAGCATTCCTGGTGGAAACTTTCCTTTGAATCCACCTTCGGCACCTACAGGAACAACGATGGGCTATGACGATGTCGTAAACTCTCAGTACAAGGACAATAGCCATTTGATCTCACTTCAGCAG CAGCAAAATGATAACTCGGGCATGTGGGTTCATGGACCTGGTTCCCGAGCAATGTCTGCTGTTCCAGCCAGCAACTATTACAGCTTTCAGGGGCAGAATCAACAGCACGCAGGGTTCCGGCAAGCTCAGCAACCACCGCCTTCACAGCAGTATGCTGGAACTCTCGGTTACCCCAACTTTTATCACTCTCAAACCGGGATGTCCCTAGAACACCAGCAGCAGCAAAGTTCGAGGGACGCGTCCCTGGGCAGCTCACAAGGCGGCCAACCCTCGAAGCAGTCGCAACAGCAGCTATGGCAGAACAGCTACTAA
- the LOC103427870 gene encoding uncharacterized protein isoform X2, with translation MSGRGGGGVASNGKGNTGISGIPAGSRKMVQSLKEIVNNCTEQEIYAMLKDCNMDPNEAVNRLLAQDPFHEVKSKREKKKESKEPTDSRSRGASNASSYGARGGDRYSARGGSNHFSSNDSGFSHGKSAYKKENGTHAYPGSASGMAGNHTGRRPTSYSDSVGSENKMPTLSTDDGISSFSQPSSGYQSAWGGVPGQVSMADIVKMGRPQAKATTMPNPHNHSGNHHDGVPPAASLHHNLHSPQDHVPKLSATHDEWPLIDPPSVSMSSVLGAPANSELYADSSNVPVDRANQHIRSQIDEVEVEEDDSVEALPSQNEPTSVSGRHLQEDNSGGASNFDNSLYEDINSYQPQRHAFEENEAEEDVSSVAANLQQLNLQNDDRGAAPEEEKPPVVIPNHLQLHTPDVLNLSFGSFRSGPDPALPSSDSFASEPQKRNFEETSGAVDVSAIAHSDARNPEYYGDEHLMNASDESLVHRTVASAGDYESPSVSQAEILKQETHEPDQGNQYVFSSAPGFAYENSQQLDAAFSHQHTSSQMQNMAPFSNVMQAYTNSLPSTLLASSAQAAREDFPYSPFPMTQSMPTKYGNAASSISGPTISMAEALRAGGISAPQPTPQGLPGANVATGPALPQHLAVHPYSQPTLPLGHFSNMIGYPFLPQSYTYMPSAFQQQFAGNSTYHQSLAAVLPQYKNSVSVSSLPQSANIPPGYGFSSSTSIPGGNFPLNPPSAPTGTTMGYDDVVNSQYKDNSHLISLQQQQNDNSGMWVHGPGSRAMSAVPASNYYSFQGQNQQHAGFRQAQQPPPSQQYAGTLGYPNFYHSQTGMSLEHQQQQSSRDASLGSSQGGQPSKQSQQQLWQNSY, from the exons atgagcgGGAGAGGCGGCGGAGGCGTGGCCAGCAATGGTAAGGGCAATACTGGGATTTCCGGCATACCTGCGGGGTCTCGGAAGATGGTGCAGAGCTTGAAGGAGATTGTGAATAACTGCACTGAGCAGGAGATCTACGCTATGCTTAAAGACTGTAACATGGACCCTAACGAAGCCGTCAATCGCCTCCTCGCCCAAG ATCCTTTTCATGAAGTGAAGAGCAaacgagaaaagaaaaaagag AGTAAGGAGCCGACAGATTCCAGGTCTCGTGGGGCGAGTAACGCTTCAAGTTATGGTGCTAGAGGTGGTGACCGTTATTCTGCACGTGGCGGATCAAACCACTTTAGCTCTAATG ATTCTGGTTTTTCGCATGGTAAGTCTGCATACAAGAAGGAAAATGGGACACATGCTTATCCAGGTTCTGCGTCTGGCATGGCAGGAAATCACACAGGTCGACGACCCACATCCTACAG CGATTCTGTGGGGAGTGAAAATAAAATGCCAACATTGAGCACAGATGATGGAATATCGTCATTCTCACAGCCTTCTTCAGGATATCAGTCTGCATGGGGAGGGGTTCCAGGTCAAGTATCCATGGCCGACATTGTTAAAATGGGCAGGCCGCAAGCCAAGGCTACCACCATGCCAAACCCCCATAATCATAGTGGTAATCATCATGATGGGGTGCCTCCTGCAGCATCATTGCATCACAATTTGCATTCACCGCAAGATCATGTTCCAAAGTTGTCAGCGACCCATGATGAGTGGCCCTTGATTGATCCACCATCTGTTAGCATGTCCTCTGTTCTTGGGGCACCCGCAAACTCTGAGCTGTATGCTGATTCATCTAACGTGCCCGTCGATAGAGCTAATCAACATATAAGATCCCAGATAGATGAGGTTGAGGTGGAAGAAGATGATTCTGTTGAGGCACTTCCAAGCCAGAATGAGCCTACTTCTGTATCTGGTAGACATTTACAAGAAGATAATTCCGGAGGTGCATCTAATTTTGATAATAGCTTGTATGAAGACATAAATTCCTACCAACCACAGCGGCATGCTTTCGAGGAGAATGAAG CTGAAGAAGATGTGTCATCAGTGGCTGCAAACTTGCAGCAACTTAATTTACAAAACGATGATAGGGGAGCAGCTCCTGAAGAAGAAAAACCTCCTGTGGTCATTCCTAATCACCTTCAGCTTCATACTCCAGATGTCTTGAACTTGAGCTTTGGAAGTTTCCGATCTGGCCCAGATCCTGCTCTTCCTAGCTCCGATTCATTTGCATCGGAGCCACAAAAAAGAAACTTTGAAGAGACATCTGGGGCCGTAGATGTTTCTGCAATTGCACACTCAGATGCAAG AAATCCCGAGTATTATGGAGATGAGCATCTCATGAATGCCTCGGACGAAAGTCTAGTTCATAGAACTGTAGCCAGTGCGGGAGATTATGAATCTCCTTCAGTTTCACAAGCAGAGATCTTGAAACAAGAAACCCATGAACCTGATCAGGGGAATCAATATGTGTTCTCTTCTGCACCTGGATTTGCATATGAGAATTCCCAACAATTGGATGCGGCATTTTCTCACCAACATACAAGCTCGCAGATGCAGAATATGGCTCCTTTTTCGAATGTGATG CAGGCATATACAAATTCATTGCCCAGCACTCTGTTAGCTTCGAGTGCTCAAGCTGCAAGGGAGGATTTTCCATACTCACCGTTCCCCATGACCCAATCTATGCCCACAAAGTATGGCAATGCGGCTTCTTCTATCAGCGGTCCCACCATCTCCATGGCAGAG GCATTGAGAGCAGGTGGTATTTCTGCACCTCAGCCTACTCCACAGGGCCTGCCTGGTGCTAATGTTGCTACTGGACCAGCTCTTCCACAACACCTTGCAGTGCACCCTTATTCTCAACCTACTCTTCCGCTAGGGCATTTTTCAAACATGATCGGTTATCCTTTCCTGCCTCAGAGCTACACATATATGCCATCAGCTTTCCAGCAACAATTTGCTGGTAACAGCACATATCATCAGTCTCTGGCTGCAGTTCTCCCACAGTATAAAAATAGCGTCTCTGTTAGCAGTTTGCCTCAGTCTGCTAATATTCCGCCTGGCTATGGGTTCAGTAGTTCAACCAGCATTCCTGGTGGAAACTTTCCTTTGAATCCACCTTCGGCACCTACAGGAACAACGATGGGCTATGACGATGTCGTAAACTCTCAGTACAAGGACAATAGCCATTTGATCTCACTTCAGCAG CAGCAAAATGATAACTCGGGCATGTGGGTTCATGGACCTGGTTCCCGAGCAATGTCTGCTGTTCCAGCCAGCAACTATTACAGCTTTCAGGGGCAGAATCAACAGCACGCAGGGTTCCGGCAAGCTCAGCAACCACCGCCTTCACAGCAGTATGCTGGAACTCTCGGTTACCCCAACTTTTATCACTCTCAAACCGGGATGTCCCTAGAACACCAGCAGCAGCAAAGTTCGAGGGACGCGTCCCTGGGCAGCTCACAAGGCGGCCAACCCTCGAAGCAGTCGCAACAGCAGCTATGGCAGAACAGCTACTAA